A stretch of DNA from Balearica regulorum gibbericeps isolate bBalReg1 chromosome 7, bBalReg1.pri, whole genome shotgun sequence:
GCCGGGGCTTTGGAGCTCCCGCTGGGGACGTTCAAAGCCTCCCCGggcgctccgctccgctccgctccgctccgctcgtCCTTAGCGCATGGAAAACGGGAGGGTAGAGGATTGTGCGGGACGACCCAATCCGGCGGGGAGCAGAGCACGGTGCTCTGGGGGGCTGTAGCCACAAATCTTTTCTGGACCCAAAGCTCATTCAGCTCATCCTGGGGGAGCTCTGCGGGTCTGCTCCCCCCGGGGAGGGGACAGATACCCCCGAGCCACAGCGACTCCCTGCTAACCACGGTGAGCAGGGGCTCAGGAATCATTTCCCTTTCACCTCGGGTGAATCAGAGCACCCCAACTTAGGGCTCCTGCCCTCACAGCACCCTCCCCGCCTGCAGAGGGAGGGCACCAACGCTGCAGAGCTTCACACTGGGAGAAGGTGATTTGGCCCGTCCCTACAGTCATCAAAACACCCAGACCGTGGTGTTGGACAGATTGTTTTGGGGTTCCTCATGTGAGAACCTCCCTCTTTTTTCACAGCTTGGGGGCTAAAAACCCCAAGGCTGTGCACGTACAAGCAAAGCCAGGCAGACAagacactcccccccccccaagatatCCACAGCCTGTTGAGGACCCTACTGTAATGCTCAAAACCAAAGTCACGTCCTCTTAGCTGCTTCCTCCCAGAAACACTgagaatttggggaaaaaatagtgcTATGCAAATGCAGTGGCATTTAGCTGTGGCCTTTTTCCATATGCATGCGAAAGGGGGGGACCTCTCTGTGGGTGCCTCTCTCCCCAGGCAAGCTGAAAGGCCGCGGCAGGGACTCATGCCTTTTTAATGAAGGGGTTTGCAGGTAGGACCCCCCGCCCCATCTGCTCTTCCGTTCACACTGGGAAAGCTCTCTGCTAGCAGGCGCTAATTGCCACAAACCTCCCTGGACGGGCTGTTTGGGGACTTTGAGAAAGTCTTTGTAAGGGATCGCAGAAGAGGGCTATGCAGGGGGCCTGGGGGGGGATTAAACAGCATCTCAGTTGTGTTTTCAGCAGGTCCTTCCCAAGGTCCCATCAGTGAGGTCCTTCATCACAATTTCAGAGTTCCTCTCACTCATCAGGCCACAGCTGCCCCCAAGGCTGGTCTGCCAGGGAGCCCTATCTGAAGCCAGCTAATCCATGCCCTGTTGACTCCAGGTAAcaccaagtatttttttttttttttttttttaatcatggtATAGCTCTAAACCCAACAACTTACAAATTTTTGTACTCCAAGGTCAGACTCATAGTCTCATCCAAAGCCAAAAGGACAGGCTGGCAAGGCAACTTACCAGAAAACCATATTTATGGGCATTATTTATATGTTTAATGTCGCAATTGTGAATTAATCACTCCCCTACTTTGCTGATGGCAGAGGGCAGGTTAAGGATTCTGGGCTGTCATGCCTGTTTCTGGATTTCCCGTCACTGTGCGACAGTCGGGCATCACCTGATCGCTCACGCTTTTCATTCCAGATGTTCTGCAAACGCCTCCTTACCACCCGGACCCTCCTCAGCCACCACTACTGCAGAGCATCCTTGCACTTGCCCACATTTCTTTTTGaacccaaatattttattgcttgctttttgtctCCCCCCATGCCGCAGCAAGATTCCATTAAATGGCAGCGAGAGGAAATCTGGTCCCTCCTGGAAAATCGGTGTGTGAGGAGGGGTGGAAACGGTCCCTCATTTCTAAGCTCAGCTGCTCACCCAAAGGCTCAGGCGCCTCTGCTGTtcagcagcccccagcctgtcCCAAACAGCCGCTCCGGGCCAGGGCATGTGGGACTGGCACGGGGTGACAGGAGCACAGCCCATCGCTTCCCACCGCAGCATTGAAGCCCTCGCTCCTCACCCGCTGCAGGATGCGGCCAGCCgagtttctgcttttccagaatTGCTGCATTTCCCTGCAGAAGTCTGCAGGTGCAATGCTTGCAGGGGACTCGGGGCTTTCCCGCTAGATGGAGTCCGGGGGAAAATAGAAAcctcagcagtgctgcacaGGGAAAGGGAGAGCAATTCCCGTCTCCTGGAACAGGCTGTGGGGCTGCAAGCGAGACAAGGCATGGGGAGCTGCGCTTGGGGCATCCCCCGTCCTGAATGCAAATAACGGGGACATCCCTCTGCACCCCGTGTGCCATGTTGAGTTCTTCATGGAAAAGCAGGGCCGGGCGAGCCCCCAGGAGGTGACCATCCTTCTCGCCCACCGCCCTGGGGAGATGTTCATTTGCAACCACGTTATTGAGCTGCTCACCCCACTGGCGGGAGCTGGCATGGAATCTGCCTGGCAGATGCTTGCGGCTCCCTGTGTGTGGAGGGTTAACATGGGGAgatcaaaagaaggaaaaaagcaaatgctgtgCCTTTCATTTCTCAGAAGCATTTGCGTGTTCGCTGTGGGCTCCCCAAGACCTCACATTGGAGGCAGGCTCATGCAGAGGGGTGCATGCTGCAGGGTCAGGCCCTGCACGGTGCCGGGGCCTCCTTTTGCACCCCACTCTGCCACGCTGCCTTCTGCAAACATCTCCGCTCTGCTCCGTGGGCTCAACACCAGCATGCAGCTGCTGCCAAACCCACACTGGACCTGCTGTCCCACACGTGGGGACCCACGACCCCTTTCCAAAGACCATCCCTGCCCGTGTGGGGAAGCCATGCAGCCACTCCCAGCCCCATGCGAGGGGACCCACAGGATGGCTACCCGTCCTCACCACAACCAGGCACAACCTGCCCCACCAGCCCTGACAGGACACAGACTTCGAGCTCAGCCATTTATTTGCTCTCCTGTGGAAGCAGAATGCCGCTGGCCAACATCCTCCTGCCCCACTGGCATTCGCCGGCACAGGGGCATCACTCgctgctcagcagcatcccGGGGGACCACAGGTGCCACCGGGACAGCAGGCAGGACGCGGGGCTGCCAGTCgctccagcagctggaaggGATCACAGATCTTCTCCTGGAGGGCAGAGAACAACCCGGGGCAGAATCAGGCCAGAGGGAAGCAAGAGTCACTCCTGGAAAgtggcattttttcccctgattcACTCCCTGccagtggggcagcccagccTCCATAGCTAACGTGGGGGCAGCCCCCAGGTCACTCCCGCTGCTTTTCCCTGCCACAAGGAGGAAGCCAGAGCTTCTCTGGGACTTTGGCACAGCTTTTATCTGAGAAATGCCTCCTGCTTGGACAGGGACCCAAGAACATCTCCCCTTCCTCAAGTACAAGGTTGTGTTTCAGGGACACGCAGCTGCAGGGCATTATCTCCCTTGCCTCTCCCGGCCCATCTACAGGCTGGAGAGAACAccaaagagaggaggagagaggcttCCAGCTTTGTGCTACGGGGTCAgggctggcagccagggccaAGCTCACATCAGCAGCTGGGAGAGTGAAGGGCTGCAAGAAGCCATGGGGATGGGCCATCACCTCcctgaggcaggctgtccccagccaCCTCTTGAGGGAAGGATGTCTCCCCTTGGGAGACCTCAGGCAGGTCTAGCTGTCAGCCTCGGCAGCCCCCATGGACATGTTGGGGTGGCAAGGGGCTCTCACACCTGGTGGTTAGAGCAGACCCCCCATTTGGAGGGCTCCAACCTGCACCAGGGTGCAGTTGCCCAAACTCAGGCACCAGCCTCGGTGCCCCATGGGCTCCTGCCTGGCCCAGAAGGATTCAGGTCACTTGGTGTCATGCCATAGCCCCTTCTGATACCCCAGGACAACTCTGATGTCCCCATCCCTGAACCTAGCCATCGAGCTGCCTGCTACCAACCTTCACCCCCTTGCAACAGCAGTCCTGCGGTGCAGCAGCATTGGCCCCACCAGCTTGGATCAGGAACTCCTCCGCAAACCTGGAGCTCCGCAAGATTGCAGCCATCTCGGCATCCACgtccaccacctctccttcctggGGGTAGAAGGATAGTCACAGGGCTGGAGTCCAGGATGTGTGGCCCACGGGACCCCAGCCACCCAGCCAGATGATGAGAGGAGCAAaagcaggggcacagcctggccCAAAACGTTGAGAAATACCCACAACGACCAAGCAACTGGCTTCAAACCCTCCTGTGAAGCCACCATGGATGTCCTGCTCCTACCTTCACCCCAATTCGATGCATGGGTCTGGCTCCCTTTCCCACCCTTGTTTGCACCTCCTCTGGTTTATacagcccctctgcccccacccaCCATCCTCTCTACAAAAGTTTACCCCCAAAATCACAGAggatgctgctgagcagcactgctTCATCAGCTTTACCCCATCCCTACAGACCAGGACTACTTGGTACCCTGGGGAGCCCCAGCATGCCTCCCCGCACCTTGAAGGTGAAGTTGGCATCAAACACCAGCTCTCGCTCATGCCCCACAATCCCGCCATTGTAGATGACCTGGACTGGCCCAGCCCGGCTGCTATCGGGCACCTTGAACAGGCGGAAAGTCGCAGAGACGAAGCGGCAGTCACCTGCAGAAGAGAGGGTGGTGTGTTGGGCACCAAGCACCCTGGCTGGGAACCAACAGAGCCCAGgatcccagcacagctccccacGGCTGCCCAGAGCTGACACTCCCTGGTCAGACCCTCACCGATGACGCTCTCTAGCTCCTTGTCGCCAATGGTGATGGGGCTGGCAGTGACCAGGCACGGCGGGCTGAACCCCACCTCCTCGGCGATGCTGTACAGGTCTCTCCAGTACAGGGCTCCCGCCAGGCACTCGCCTGGCACGAGACCACAGACATGGGTGATGGAGGCAAAGGTCCTGTCCCCCCATCCCATGCCACCCCCATCCTGGAGCCCTACGCACCCCACAACACCCTGTGCTTCCGGATGGTCTCACTCAGACGCTGGCTGGCATAGACATCACTGAAGTACATCTCTCCCCCGGGCTGGAAGGCAGCAAGGAGCGAAGGGAAACCTCAAGAAGCAATGGGACAAAAGGGGCAGGGAGAACTGGGCACCCCATAATGCCACCCTGCTCGGGACCTACCCTGCAGAGGTGCCCTCCCCTGGCCCC
This window harbors:
- the AS3MT gene encoding arsenite methyltransferase, encoding MAAPCGEQIHREVQDYYGKELQKSEDLKTNACVTLARPLPKAVRDALEHVHEEVVARYYGCGLVIPECLASCRILDLGSGSGRDCYLLSQLVGERGHVTGIDMTEHQVEVAKKHIAYHMDKFGYQKPNVEFLQGYMEKLGDAGLADESYDIVISNCVINLAPDKRAVLQEAYRVLKPGGEMYFSDVYASQRLSETIRKHRVLWGECLAGALYWRDLYSIAEEVGFSPPCLVTASPITIGDKELESVIGDCRFVSATFRLFKVPDSSRAGPVQVIYNGGIVGHERELVFDANFTFKEGEVVDVDAEMAAILRSSRFAEEFLIQAGGANAAAPQDCCCKGVKEKICDPFQLLERLAAPRPACCPGGTCGPPGCC